The following are encoded together in the Kribbella voronezhensis genome:
- a CDS encoding DUF2510 domain-containing protein produces the protein MSNPPAGWYPDPTGQANTIRWWNGTQWTNKTETEVPTETPAASPAAESKPSTSASTSTGADGSDGPSPDSTTNAAAGVTPDQATSGSAPEPLQAISGGAAGAGEAIAGNAGGSATAQTSSDEAGSGESAAAAAAAAAAEKVSAAEKAKATWTQVPPVPVPANHWTQQPARPFDPNAKPSASAAAASDSAGEDAPEGRWKLKLAEPVRSTSDDDSESKGDSQARGNGVGEVAATAGSGAGAPADAAGNGDGSASGHDDGDGDGQATVVAGSWARSGGDQESQTQEWAPTSWTVRPTQVNTGEGWNAGTQQSTNGGWQTAGSTPWQTTGAQAGDSDNNTPQIAGVWQPNATSQEAEAQGNETAGGTGAWGNNQSTDAEAGTATWQAKDTNQVGDAAETQGDTTQSGTGGWGNVAAGQGAEGTGDGGQAGPWQATTAEQGAGSTGDGGQAGLWQATTAEQGAGGTGDGGQAGLWQATTAGQGAGGTGDGGQAGLWQATTAGQGAGGTGDGGQAGLWQGAAGGQGGGAQGGVQGGVAWGGGAAESGGGSGEDGKLGLWQPVAGEQGDAAQGGVQGGAGGWGSNAAGQGAGGTGDSGQSGLWQGAAGEQSGVQGGEWQGGQVALQGGGQWQGGATQTATAWQQGGGGQWSGGDEADKGSGRKGGGSRGAGGSGAGGNKTTIVIAAAVGLVLIVVAAVFFILKDRNDNTADPSTSPTAPVSTGPTSGTSDPTSAPTSAPTSAPTSQPTSQPTGPQSSISPGQSKNPKLHEGSRIASDAISFPRLRPPWSDRKRLVPQLLNSSGQYVLLQENFDGKNDWYADVFVGALGTATLFNGNTQATASDLSFQIQSSMYGDIPVTFKPLRNGPVKRTGKPGWYYQQSVTVNSPKITAKVLTLTVAVFDLGDGTAVAYISDIPTNRPDLRTAESQVYKGINVG, from the coding sequence ATCCGCTGGTGGAACGGGACGCAGTGGACCAACAAAACCGAAACCGAGGTCCCCACCGAAACACCCGCCGCATCACCTGCCGCCGAGAGCAAGCCAAGCACCTCCGCGAGCACCTCAACCGGCGCGGACGGCTCAGACGGCCCGTCCCCGGACAGTACGACGAACGCCGCCGCTGGTGTCACCCCGGATCAGGCGACGTCCGGCTCTGCTCCTGAGCCACTTCAGGCGATCTCAGGCGGAGCCGCCGGCGCAGGCGAGGCGATCGCCGGGAACGCGGGTGGATCGGCCACGGCTCAGACGAGTTCGGATGAGGCTGGCTCTGGTGAGAGTGCGGCTGCTGCGGCTGCCGCGGCTGCTGCGGAGAAGGTGAGTGCGGCGGAGAAGGCGAAGGCGACTTGGACTCAGGTGCCGCCAGTGCCAGTGCCCGCCAACCATTGGACTCAGCAGCCCGCCCGCCCGTTCGATCCGAACGCCAAACCGTCAGCCAGCGCAGCAGCAGCCTCTGACAGTGCGGGCGAGGACGCGCCGGAGGGCCGGTGGAAACTCAAGCTGGCCGAACCTGTGCGCAGTACGTCCGATGACGACTCCGAGTCGAAAGGCGATAGCCAGGCTCGGGGGAACGGCGTAGGTGAGGTGGCCGCGACAGCTGGCAGCGGCGCCGGGGCTCCTGCTGACGCCGCGGGCAACGGCGACGGAAGCGCGTCAGGCCACGACGATGGTGACGGTGATGGTCAGGCGACCGTGGTTGCGGGTTCGTGGGCGCGGAGCGGCGGTGACCAGGAATCGCAGACGCAGGAATGGGCACCGACGAGCTGGACCGTGCGACCGACTCAGGTCAACACCGGCGAAGGCTGGAACGCGGGCACGCAGCAGAGCACGAATGGCGGCTGGCAAACAGCAGGCAGTACGCCGTGGCAAACAACCGGTGCTCAGGCAGGCGATTCCGACAACAACACCCCACAGATTGCCGGAGTCTGGCAGCCCAACGCCACAAGCCAGGAAGCCGAAGCACAAGGCAACGAGACAGCTGGCGGCACCGGGGCCTGGGGCAACAACCAGAGCACCGACGCAGAAGCCGGCACCGCAACCTGGCAAGCGAAAGACACCAACCAAGTCGGCGATGCCGCCGAAACCCAAGGCGACACAACGCAGAGTGGTACCGGAGGTTGGGGCAACGTTGCGGCGGGGCAGGGCGCTGAAGGCACCGGCGACGGCGGGCAAGCCGGCCCGTGGCAGGCCACCACTGCCGAGCAAGGCGCTGGGAGCACCGGCGACGGTGGGCAGGCTGGGCTCTGGCAGGCGACCACTGCCGAGCAGGGCGCTGGGGGCACCGGCGACGGCGGGCAGGCTGGGCTGTGGCAGGCGACCACTGCGGGGCAGGGCGCTGGGGGCACCGGCGACGGCGGGCAGGCTGGGCTGTGGCAGGCGACCACTGCGGGGCAGGGCGCTGGGGGCACCGGCGACGGCGGACAGGCTGGGCTGTGGCAGGGGGCTGCTGGCGGGCAGGGTGGGGGCGCGCAGGGCGGCGTACAGGGTGGCGTCGCGTGGGGCGGCGGTGCTGCGGAGAGTGGTGGCGGGAGCGGCGAGGACGGGAAGCTCGGTCTGTGGCAGCCGGTTGCTGGTGAACAGGGCGATGCGGCGCAGGGCGGCGTACAAGGTGGCGCTGGAGGTTGGGGCAGCAACGCTGCAGGGCAAGGTGCTGGGGGCACCGGCGACAGCGGGCAGAGTGGCTTGTGGCAGGGGGCTGCTGGGGAGCAGAGCGGTGTGCAGGGTGGCGAATGGCAGGGCGGGCAGGTGGCTCTGCAGGGGGGCGGGCAGTGGCAGGGTGGGGCAACTCAGACGGCTACTGCTTGGCAGCAAGGTGGGGGTGGGCAGTGGAGTGGCGGGGACGAGGCGGACAAGGGGTCGGGGCGTAAGGGCGGCGGGTCTCGTGGTGCTGGTGGGTCGGGTGCCGGGGGCAACAAGACGACAATTGTGATTGCGGCGGCGGTGGGGTTGGTACTCATCGTCGTGGCGGCGGTGTTCTTCATCTTGAAGGATCGCAACGACAACACCGCCGACCCGAGCACGTCGCCGACCGCTCCGGTGTCGACCGGGCCGACCAGCGGTACCTCGGATCCGACGTCGGCGCCGACCTCCGCGCCGACCTCGGCGCCCACGTCGCAGCCGACGAGCCAGCCGACCGGACCGCAGAGCAGCATTTCTCCCGGTCAGTCCAAGAACCCCAAGCTGCACGAGGGTTCGCGGATCGCGTCGGACGCGATCTCGTTCCCGCGGCTCAGGCCGCCGTGGTCGGACCGCAAGCGGCTGGTACCGCAACTGCTCAACTCCAGCGGCCAGTACGTGCTGCTGCAAGAGAACTTTGACGGCAAGAACGACTGGTACGCCGACGTCTTCGTCGGCGCGCTCGGTACGGCGACCCTGTTCAACGGGAACACGCAGGCGACCGCTTCGGATTTGTCGTTCCAGATCCAGAGTTCGATGTACGGCGACATCCCGGTGACGTTCAAGCCGCTGCGGAACGGACCGGTGAAGCGGACGGGCAAGCCCGGCTGGTACTACCAGCAGTCGGTCACGGTGAACTCGCCGAAGATCACCGCGAAGGTGCTGACGCTGACGGTCGCCGTCTTCGACCTCGGTGACGGAACCGCAGTCGCGTACATCAGCGACATCCCCACGAACCGGCCGGACCTGAGGACGGCCGAGAGCCAGGTCTACAAGGGAATCAACGTTGGCTGA
- the trpD gene encoding anthranilate phosphoribosyltransferase — protein sequence MTAGTTARSYTWPQVLNPLLRHEDLDASATAWAMEQILSGAASPAQLAGFVIALRSKGETVVEVEGLVATMRDFATRIDVPGRTLDVVGTGGDQAHTVNISTMSAIVAAGAGAKVLKHGNRAASSACGAADVLEELGIPLDLTASQVAAVGELAGITFCFAPAFHPALRHAAVPRRELGVPTTFNFLGPLANPGNPSAQAVGVGDSRIAGLMAGVLARRGIDALVFHGDDGLDELTTMTTSQVWTVGRGVVEGPEALDPRELGIEPVPAGALKGADATYNAKVVRALLDGERGAVRDVVLLNAGAALAAHDGSTGPLVSRIRAGMDRAIESIDSGAAKALLDRWIAACAEVR from the coding sequence ATGACTGCCGGTACTACGGCACGCTCGTACACCTGGCCGCAGGTACTCAATCCGCTGCTGCGTCACGAGGATCTCGACGCGTCGGCGACCGCCTGGGCGATGGAGCAGATCCTGTCCGGCGCGGCCTCTCCGGCGCAGCTGGCCGGATTCGTGATCGCCTTGCGGTCCAAGGGCGAGACCGTCGTTGAGGTCGAGGGCCTGGTGGCGACCATGCGCGACTTCGCCACCCGGATCGACGTACCGGGCCGGACGCTGGACGTCGTCGGTACCGGTGGTGACCAAGCGCACACTGTGAACATTTCCACGATGTCCGCGATCGTCGCGGCCGGCGCGGGCGCGAAGGTACTGAAGCACGGCAACCGGGCTGCTTCCTCGGCCTGCGGCGCGGCCGACGTACTGGAAGAGCTCGGGATTCCGCTGGACCTGACCGCGTCCCAGGTGGCCGCTGTGGGGGAGTTGGCCGGGATCACGTTCTGCTTCGCGCCGGCGTTCCACCCCGCCTTGCGGCATGCCGCCGTACCGCGTCGTGAGCTGGGCGTGCCGACGACGTTCAACTTCCTTGGCCCGTTGGCGAATCCGGGCAACCCTTCGGCGCAGGCCGTGGGGGTCGGGGATTCGCGAATCGCGGGTCTGATGGCCGGCGTACTGGCTCGGCGGGGGATCGACGCGCTGGTGTTCCACGGTGACGACGGGCTCGACGAGCTGACCACGATGACGACGTCGCAGGTGTGGACGGTCGGACGTGGTGTGGTGGAAGGGCCCGAGGCGCTGGACCCGCGGGAGCTGGGGATCGAGCCGGTCCCCGCCGGGGCGTTGAAGGGTGCCGACGCGACGTACAACGCGAAGGTGGTCCGGGCGCTGCTCGACGGTGAACGCGGAGCCGTGCGCGACGTCGTACTGCTCAATGCCGGTGCCGCGCTGGCTGCGCACGACGGCAGCACCGGGCCGTTGGTTTCCCGGATCCGCGCCGGGATGGACCGGGCGATCGAGTCGATCGACTCCGGTGCGGCGAAGGCGCTGCTGGATCGGTGGATCGCCGCTTGCGCCGAGGTGCGCTGA
- a CDS encoding Rv3143 family two-component system response regulator — protein MSSERPLKVLVYSDDRTTRESVRLALGKRPAADLPELEYLECATEPAVIKAMDAGGVDLAILDGEAVPAGGMGIARQLKDEIFRCPPVLVLIGRPQDAWLATWSRAEAAVAHPIDPIKLAEAAAELLRARAAKLPATT, from the coding sequence ATGAGCTCAGAGCGTCCGCTGAAGGTGCTGGTCTACAGCGACGACCGTACGACGCGGGAGTCCGTCCGGCTGGCGTTGGGCAAGCGGCCCGCGGCCGATCTGCCCGAGCTCGAGTACCTCGAGTGCGCCACCGAGCCCGCGGTGATCAAGGCCATGGACGCCGGCGGCGTCGACCTGGCGATCCTGGACGGCGAGGCCGTTCCCGCCGGTGGGATGGGGATCGCCCGTCAGCTGAAGGACGAGATCTTCCGGTGCCCGCCGGTGCTCGTCCTGATCGGCCGCCCGCAGGACGCGTGGCTGGCGACCTGGTCGCGCGCCGAGGCGGCCGTGGCGCACCCGATCGACCCGATCAAGCTGGCCGAGGCGGCCGCGGAGCTGCTCCGGGCGCGCGCCGCCAAGCTCCCCGCGACGACCTGA
- a CDS encoding cytochrome c oxidase assembly protein has product MLPLHAGPGDQIAPFTPSRLLTAWTFEPVLLAVIIVVGGLYLYGVRRLRARGDKWPVSRTLAFVGLGLGSAVIATQSALGTYDTVLISVHMAQHMILSMLTPLAMALGAPVTLALRTLPANPRKWLLSVLHSRLAKVLCFPLIGFTLFVLSPWVLYFSGWYDATLRSAVLHDLLHFHFIVVGSLFFWPLLGLDPVPGRVIYPFRLMLTFLTLPFHAFLGITIMSANKLIAEDWYTSFGRSWPPSPLRDQYIAGGLLWGSGDIVGIVFFAVLFVQWVKQSQREAKREDRRLDRLEEQARRAEQGPR; this is encoded by the coding sequence GTGCTTCCCCTCCATGCCGGACCAGGCGACCAGATCGCGCCGTTCACGCCGTCGCGACTGCTGACGGCGTGGACCTTCGAGCCGGTGTTACTCGCAGTGATCATCGTTGTCGGCGGCCTCTACCTGTACGGCGTACGCCGCCTTCGCGCGCGGGGCGACAAGTGGCCGGTGAGCCGCACTCTCGCCTTCGTCGGACTCGGCCTCGGCAGTGCCGTGATCGCCACCCAGTCCGCTCTGGGCACCTACGACACGGTCCTGATCAGCGTTCACATGGCCCAGCACATGATCCTGTCGATGCTCACTCCGTTGGCGATGGCGCTCGGGGCACCCGTGACGCTTGCCCTCCGCACCCTTCCCGCCAACCCGCGGAAATGGTTGCTCTCCGTATTGCATTCCCGGTTGGCGAAGGTGCTCTGCTTCCCGCTGATCGGCTTCACGCTCTTCGTTCTGAGCCCCTGGGTGCTCTATTTCAGCGGCTGGTACGACGCGACGCTGCGCTCGGCCGTGCTGCACGATCTTCTGCACTTCCACTTCATTGTGGTCGGATCGTTGTTCTTCTGGCCGCTGCTCGGCCTCGATCCGGTCCCCGGCCGGGTGATCTACCCGTTCCGGTTGATGCTCACGTTCCTGACGCTGCCGTTCCACGCGTTCCTCGGCATCACGATCATGTCGGCGAACAAGCTGATCGCGGAGGACTGGTACACCAGCTTCGGCCGGAGCTGGCCGCCGTCACCTCTGCGTGACCAGTACATCGCGGGCGGTCTTCTGTGGGGCTCCGGCGACATCGTCGGAATCGTCTTCTTCGCGGTCCTTTTCGTCCAGTGGGTGAAGCAGTCGCAGCGCGAAGCCAAGCGCGAGGACCGCCGGCTGGACCGGTTGGAGGAACAGGCGCGCAGGGCCGAGCAGGGTCCCCGGTAG
- the ctaE gene encoding aa3-type cytochrome oxidase subunit III → MHGGGRAVGSPDRHNDAVATATALPASREHGHHDRPSMVSVGTIVWLSSELMFFAALFAAYFTIRSVTTAAAAAGTESLWEASTAMLNVPFASVNTFILVASSFTCQAGVFAAEHGKVGRTGALANIRSWGMREWFILTYLMGAVFIAGQVTEYAKLVHEGVTIASSPYGSVFYLTTGFHGLHVTGGLIAFVFVLARTYMARKFTHEQAVSAIVVSYYWHFVDVVWIALFATIYLLK, encoded by the coding sequence ATGCATGGGGGTGGGCGTGCTGTCGGATCCCCGGACCGACATAATGACGCCGTGGCCACTGCAACCGCGCTCCCAGCGTCCCGTGAACACGGACACCATGACCGTCCCAGCATGGTCAGTGTCGGCACGATCGTCTGGCTCTCGAGCGAACTGATGTTCTTCGCCGCCCTGTTCGCGGCCTACTTCACGATCCGGTCCGTGACGACCGCCGCGGCGGCAGCGGGGACCGAGTCCCTGTGGGAAGCGTCGACCGCGATGCTGAACGTGCCGTTCGCCTCGGTGAACACGTTCATCCTGGTCGCGTCGTCGTTCACCTGCCAGGCCGGCGTCTTCGCCGCCGAGCACGGCAAGGTCGGACGCACCGGCGCCCTGGCGAACATCCGCTCCTGGGGTATGCGTGAGTGGTTCATCCTCACCTACCTGATGGGCGCGGTGTTCATCGCGGGCCAGGTGACGGAGTACGCCAAGCTGGTCCACGAGGGCGTGACGATCGCGTCGTCGCCGTACGGATCGGTCTTCTACCTGACCACCGGGTTCCACGGTCTGCACGTGACCGGCGGTCTCATCGCTTTCGTGTTCGTCCTCGCCAGGACGTACATGGCACGCAAGTTCACCCACGAACAGGCCGTCTCCGCGATCGTCGTGTCGTACTACTGGCACTTCGTCGACGTGGTCTGGATCGCCCTGTTCGCGACCATCTACCTGCTCAAATGA
- the qcrC gene encoding cytochrome bc1 complex diheme cytochrome c subunit, whose translation MSEKRLSLSPARFLSARRRHRSAGLVVLLFGLLAVGSAYAAFAPDNAVADNSAQSQQIEEGKKLFAVGCASCHGLNAEGGGNGEGKQAGPSLIGVGAAAVDFQVGTGRMPAMQPGAQIPRKTPAYTPAEIEALAAYVASLAPGPAVPAEESYDISKATDEQITRGGELFRTNCTACHNFAGRGGALPGGKYAPSLMNVDPKHIYEAMLTGPQQMPVFSDQVLRPEDKRDVIAYLNALQQQKDPGGFGLGRLGPVSEGLWGWLVGIGLLVCVAVWIGAKGVKAKGVKAE comes from the coding sequence ATGAGTGAGAAGAGACTTTCCTTGTCACCGGCGCGCTTCCTCTCCGCGCGACGACGGCACCGGTCAGCCGGCCTCGTCGTGCTCCTGTTCGGCCTCCTGGCGGTGGGCTCCGCGTACGCCGCGTTCGCCCCTGACAACGCGGTGGCGGACAACTCGGCCCAGTCCCAGCAGATCGAAGAGGGCAAGAAGCTCTTCGCGGTCGGCTGTGCCAGTTGCCACGGCCTGAACGCCGAGGGCGGTGGCAACGGCGAAGGCAAGCAGGCCGGCCCGTCCCTGATCGGAGTCGGCGCGGCCGCGGTCGACTTCCAGGTCGGCACCGGCCGGATGCCGGCGATGCAGCCCGGCGCCCAGATCCCGCGCAAGACCCCGGCGTACACGCCCGCGGAGATCGAGGCACTGGCGGCGTACGTCGCGTCACTGGCCCCCGGCCCGGCGGTACCGGCCGAGGAGTCGTACGACATCAGCAAGGCGACCGACGAGCAGATCACCCGCGGTGGCGAGCTGTTCCGCACCAACTGCACGGCGTGCCACAACTTCGCCGGCCGCGGCGGTGCGCTGCCCGGCGGCAAGTACGCGCCGTCGCTGATGAACGTCGACCCCAAGCACATCTACGAAGCGATGCTGACCGGTCCGCAGCAGATGCCGGTCTTCTCCGACCAGGTCCTGCGGCCGGAGGACAAGCGTGACGTGATCGCGTACCTGAACGCGTTGCAGCAGCAGAAGGACCCCGGTGGCTTCGGCCTCGGCCGGCTCGGCCCGGTCTCGGAGGGTCTGTGGGGCTGGCTGGTCGGTATCGGCCTGCTCGTCTGCGTGGCGGTCTGGATCGGCGCCAAGGGCGTCAAGGCCAAGGGAGTGAAGGCAGAGTGA
- the qcrA gene encoding cytochrome bc1 complex Rieske iron-sulfur subunit produces the protein MVVAEPIPDPGIEPHEPRITDIDPKAADRVERQVATLFSLAGLLALGSCVAYFAIPRDSTLQFGPLSGNANNLVIGLCLGLALFMIGAGAIQWAKKLMVDTEISEERHDAHSSPAQKAEIIEAFQLGTAESGFTRRKLIRRSLIGAMGLLGLPAIVLLRDLGPLPGRSLYNTIWAKGIRVVNDVTLRPIKPSDLIVGQLVNAAPANLAPMQEESAVEYQNAKAKASVIVVRIAPNEIRVPAGRENWGVDGILCYSKICTHVGCPISLYEQQTHHVLCPCHQSTFDLADGAKVVFGPAARPLPQLPLAVDAEGYLVAQSGFTEPVGPSFWERG, from the coding sequence GTGGTGGTGGCGGAGCCGATCCCGGATCCGGGCATCGAGCCGCACGAGCCGCGGATCACCGATATCGACCCGAAGGCCGCCGACCGGGTCGAGCGCCAGGTCGCGACGCTGTTCAGTCTGGCCGGCCTGCTGGCGCTGGGTTCGTGCGTCGCGTACTTCGCGATTCCGCGCGACTCCACGCTCCAGTTCGGGCCGCTGTCCGGAAACGCGAACAACCTGGTCATCGGCCTGTGCCTCGGCCTCGCGCTGTTCATGATCGGCGCCGGTGCGATCCAGTGGGCCAAGAAGCTGATGGTCGACACCGAGATCTCCGAGGAGCGGCACGACGCGCACTCCTCGCCGGCCCAGAAGGCCGAGATCATCGAGGCCTTCCAGCTGGGCACCGCCGAGTCCGGCTTCACCCGCCGCAAGCTGATCCGCCGGTCGCTGATCGGCGCGATGGGCCTGCTCGGCCTGCCGGCCATCGTGCTGCTGCGTGACCTCGGTCCGCTGCCCGGCCGCAGCCTCTACAACACGATCTGGGCCAAGGGCATCCGCGTCGTCAACGACGTCACCCTGCGCCCGATCAAGCCGTCCGACCTGATCGTCGGCCAGCTGGTCAACGCGGCGCCCGCGAACCTGGCGCCGATGCAGGAGGAGAGCGCGGTCGAGTACCAGAACGCCAAGGCGAAGGCCTCGGTGATCGTGGTGCGGATCGCCCCGAACGAGATCCGGGTCCCCGCGGGCCGGGAGAACTGGGGCGTCGACGGGATCCTGTGCTACTCCAAGATCTGCACCCACGTCGGCTGCCCGATCTCGCTGTACGAGCAGCAGACCCACCACGTGCTCTGCCCGTGCCACCAGTCGACCTTCGACCTGGCCGACGGGGCCAAGGTCGTCTTCGGCCCTGCCGCCCGCCCGCTGCCTCAGCTACCGTTGGCAGTGGACGCGGAGGGCTACCTGGTCGCGCAGAGCGGCTTCACCGAGCCGGTTGGCCCGAGCTTCTGGGAACGAGGGTGA
- the qcrB gene encoding cytochrome bc1 complex cytochrome b subunit: MTTVSTTKDFPPPVKWIDDRLGIGKIGKKNLRKVFPDHWSFMLGEIALYSFIILILTGIFLTLWFKPSMGEVEYQGSYSLLKGLHMSEAYASTLDITFDVRGGLLMRQIHHWAAVLFVASMMVHLLRIFFTGAFRKPRELNWVIGFTMLFLGIIEGFIGYGLPDDLLSGTGLRITQGMIQASPVIGTYLSFFIFGGEFPGNEFVSRFFTIHVLLIPGLILALVTAHLFLVVYHKHTQYPGPGRTEKNVVGYPLMPVYMAKAGGFFFVVFGVTALMGALLQINPVWLYGPYNPAEVTAGSQPDWYMGWLEGSVRLMPGFESHFWGVTLSWNLLIPALLIPPAFVTLVALYPFIEQWITGDKREHHLLDRPRNMPTRTGIGAAFITFYGLLWIGGGNDLIATHFGVSLNNVTWFLRVMIFLGPVFAFWATRRIAISLQRSDNERLLHGLESGIIMRLPHGEYIEKHTPISTYEAYELTARDRILPLDIGPETDENGVRAPKRALNKVRARLSRFYFADSVQKPTAEDIAEAHAHGHGHDDHEELGHADEVPGLTGTVEIDDETAREQITKH; encoded by the coding sequence GTGACGACAGTGTCCACGACGAAAGACTTCCCACCACCGGTCAAGTGGATCGATGACCGTCTCGGCATCGGCAAGATCGGCAAGAAGAACCTGCGGAAGGTCTTCCCCGACCACTGGTCGTTCATGCTCGGTGAGATCGCGCTCTACAGCTTCATCATCCTGATCCTGACCGGCATCTTCCTGACCCTGTGGTTCAAGCCGTCGATGGGCGAGGTCGAGTACCAGGGCTCGTACAGCCTGCTCAAGGGCCTGCACATGTCCGAGGCCTACGCCTCCACGCTGGACATCACCTTCGACGTCCGCGGCGGTCTGCTGATGCGGCAGATCCACCACTGGGCGGCCGTACTGTTCGTCGCCTCGATGATGGTCCACCTGCTGCGCATCTTCTTCACCGGCGCGTTCCGCAAGCCGCGTGAGCTGAACTGGGTGATCGGCTTCACGATGCTGTTCCTCGGCATCATCGAGGGCTTCATCGGCTACGGCCTCCCCGACGACCTGCTCTCCGGAACGGGTCTGCGCATCACCCAGGGCATGATCCAGGCGTCGCCGGTGATCGGCACGTACCTGAGTTTCTTCATCTTCGGTGGCGAGTTCCCGGGCAACGAGTTCGTCTCCCGGTTCTTCACCATCCACGTCCTGCTCATCCCGGGCCTGATCCTGGCGCTCGTGACGGCGCACCTCTTCCTGGTCGTCTACCACAAGCACACGCAGTACCCCGGCCCCGGCCGGACCGAGAAGAACGTCGTCGGCTACCCGCTGATGCCGGTGTACATGGCCAAGGCCGGCGGCTTCTTCTTCGTCGTCTTCGGCGTCACCGCGCTGATGGGCGCGTTGCTCCAGATCAACCCGGTGTGGCTCTACGGTCCGTACAACCCGGCCGAGGTCACCGCGGGCTCCCAGCCCGACTGGTACATGGGCTGGCTGGAGGGCTCCGTGCGCCTGATGCCGGGATTCGAGTCGCATTTCTGGGGCGTCACGCTCAGCTGGAACCTGCTGATACCGGCGCTGCTCATCCCGCCCGCGTTCGTCACCCTGGTCGCCCTGTATCCGTTCATCGAGCAGTGGATCACCGGCGACAAGCGCGAACACCACCTGCTGGACCGGCCGCGCAACATGCCGACCCGGACCGGTATCGGCGCCGCCTTCATCACCTTCTACGGCCTGCTGTGGATCGGTGGCGGCAACGACCTGATCGCGACCCACTTCGGTGTCTCGCTGAACAACGTGACCTGGTTCCTGCGGGTGATGATCTTCCTCGGCCCGGTGTTCGCCTTCTGGGCCACCCGGCGGATCGCGATCTCGCTGCAGCGCTCCGACAACGAGCGGCTCCTGCACGGGCTCGAGTCGGGCATCATCATGCGGCTGCCGCACGGTGAGTACATCGAGAAGCACACCCCGATCTCGACGTACGAGGCGTACGAGCTCACGGCCCGCGACCGGATCCTGCCGCTCGACATCGGCCCCGAGACCGACGAGAACGGCGTACGGGCCCCGAAGCGAGCGCTGAACAAGGTGCGCGCCAGGCTCTCCCGCTTCTACTTCGCCGACTCGGTCCAGAAGCCGACCGCCGAAGACATCGCCGAAGCGCACGCCCACGGTCACGGCCACGACGACCACGAGGAACTCGGCCACGCCGACGAGGTCCCCGGCCTCACCGGCACCGTCGAGATCGACGACGAGACAGCACGCGAACAAATCACCAAGCACTGA